One segment of Marvinbryantia formatexigens DSM 14469 DNA contains the following:
- a CDS encoding MGMT family protein, with translation MNFYERLHIVCNQIPYGTVATYGQLALLCGKPKNSRQVGYALRMGLAGEVPAHRIVNSKGLLSGAGYFEAPDTQKKLLEMEGVEAERTESGYKVDLKRFVWKTTEDEAEAFYYLFREDSASAE, from the coding sequence ATGAATTTTTACGAACGTCTTCATATTGTATGTAACCAGATTCCATATGGAACAGTGGCTACTTATGGTCAGCTTGCATTGCTTTGCGGAAAACCGAAAAACAGCAGGCAGGTGGGATATGCGCTGCGGATGGGGCTGGCAGGGGAGGTACCGGCGCATCGCATCGTAAACAGTAAGGGACTTTTGAGCGGGGCAGGATATTTTGAGGCACCCGATACGCAGAAAAAGCTGCTGGAAATGGAAGGTGTGGAAGCAGAGCGGACAGAAAGTGGATATAAAGTTGATTTAAAGCGCTTTGTGTGGAAAACTACGGAGGATGAGGCAGAGGCGTTTTATTATCTGTTCCGTGAGGACAGCGCATCTGCAGAATGA
- a CDS encoding DMT family transporter, which produces MLNNMRKREEWLQKTWVVWAGALLCCALWGSAFPCIKIGYKLFEIEASDTAGQILFAGCRFTLAGIFSILLGSIPEKRILRPTKDAAGPILVLSMLQTVIQYLFFYIGLAHTSGVKASIIEAVNVFVAILIASILFRQEKLTIRKMAGCVIGFAGVILINLSGLNLEMSFQGEGFILLSTVAYAFSSVFLKRFSVKHNPVMLSGYQFVIGGALMIAAGILAGGEIRTISLQGAGMLLYLAMLSAVAYSLWGILLKYNPVSKVTVFGFMNPVFGVILSALLLGEREQAAGWVSVISLVLVCVGIYVVNSGKRE; this is translated from the coding sequence ATGTTAAACAATATGAGAAAACGGGAAGAGTGGCTTCAGAAAACGTGGGTCGTATGGGCGGGAGCGCTGCTTTGCTGCGCACTCTGGGGCAGTGCATTTCCATGCATCAAAATTGGTTATAAGCTTTTTGAAATAGAAGCATCCGATACGGCAGGGCAGATTTTGTTTGCAGGCTGCCGCTTTACACTTGCCGGGATTTTCAGTATTCTTTTAGGAAGCATACCGGAAAAGAGGATACTCCGTCCGACGAAAGACGCCGCAGGACCGATACTTGTTTTAAGTATGCTGCAGACGGTGATACAGTATTTGTTTTTCTATATCGGACTTGCGCACACAAGCGGAGTGAAAGCATCTATTATTGAGGCAGTGAACGTTTTTGTGGCGATTCTGATAGCAAGTATCCTGTTCCGGCAGGAAAAACTGACGATAAGAAAAATGGCAGGCTGTGTTATTGGCTTTGCGGGCGTAATTCTGATAAATTTAAGCGGTCTGAATCTGGAAATGAGCTTTCAGGGAGAGGGATTTATTCTTCTTTCTACGGTTGCCTATGCCTTTTCATCTGTATTTTTAAAGCGTTTTTCTGTAAAGCATAATCCGGTTATGCTGAGCGGATATCAGTTTGTGATTGGCGGAGCCCTTATGATTGCCGCCGGGATACTGGCTGGCGGAGAAATCCGGACAATATCGCTGCAGGGAGCCGGAATGCTTCTGTATCTGGCAATGCTTTCGGCAGTCGCATATTCTTTGTGGGGTATTTTGCTGAAATACAACCCGGTATCAAAAGTGACGGTATTCGGGTTTATGAATCCGGTATTTGGAGTTATTCTTTCAGCGCTGCTGCTTGGCGAGCGTGAACAGGCAGCGGGGTGGGTGAGCGTTATCTCGCTTGTGCTTGTGTGCGTGGGAATTTATGTGGTAAACAGCGGAAAACGGGAGTGA
- a CDS encoding sulfite exporter TauE/SafE family protein translates to MELLTTIIVTFFAGMGAGLGTGFAGMSAAAVISPMLITFLGMDSYMAVGIALSSDVLASAVSAYTYGKNKNLDIKNGLIMMVSVLIFTVVGSYVASLVPPATMGNFSVFMTLLLGIKFIVKPVMTTKEAMQNVSARKRAVQSIICGILIGFICGFIGAGGGMMMLLILTTVLGYELKTAVGTSVFIMTFTALTGAVSHFTIGGAPDWTVWILCVVFTLLWARIAAVFANKAEPKTLNRATGIVLVILGAVILLFPG, encoded by the coding sequence ATGGAGCTTCTCACAACAATTATCGTCACCTTTTTTGCAGGCATGGGCGCCGGACTTGGCACCGGCTTTGCCGGCATGAGCGCCGCTGCAGTTATCAGTCCCATGCTGATTACCTTTCTCGGCATGGATTCCTATATGGCGGTGGGCATTGCCCTGTCCTCCGATGTGCTCGCAAGCGCCGTCTCGGCATACACCTATGGAAAAAATAAAAATCTCGACATTAAAAACGGTCTGATTATGATGGTAAGCGTGCTCATTTTCACCGTCGTCGGGAGCTACGTTGCCAGTCTGGTCCCGCCAGCCACAATGGGCAATTTTTCCGTATTCATGACGCTCCTGCTCGGCATCAAATTTATTGTAAAGCCGGTTATGACCACAAAAGAAGCCATGCAGAATGTATCGGCCAGAAAAAGAGCCGTCCAGTCCATCATCTGCGGTATCCTGATTGGCTTTATCTGCGGTTTCATCGGCGCCGGCGGCGGAATGATGATGCTCCTTATTCTGACAACGGTTCTCGGATATGAACTGAAAACCGCGGTTGGCACCAGCGTATTCATCATGACCTTTACCGCACTGACCGGCGCAGTCTCTCACTTTACGATCGGAGGAGCTCCCGACTGGACAGTCTGGATACTTTGTGTTGTATTCACGCTTCTCTGGGCAAGAATCGCCGCCGTATTTGCTAATAAAGCTGAACCAAAAACGCTCAACCGGGCGACTGGAATTGTTCTTGTGATATTGGGAGCGGTTATCCTGCTTTTTCCCGGCTGA
- the yaaA gene encoding peroxide stress protein YaaA, with protein MKIIISPAKKMRVDTDTLEGHTLPEFIKETTEIMHWLQKLTYDEAKKLWGCNDGIAGLNYERLREMDLERNLTPAILSYEGIQYQYMAPTVFSDGELDYIQENLRILSGFYGVLKPMDGVVPYRLEMQAKATVNGTESLYDFWAERLYRAVLDESRIIINLASREYAKIIERYLQPEDRFLTCIFGEMQNGRVVQKGTIAKMARGEMVRYMAENRVENPEQMKAFCGLGYCFSPELSTTEVYTFLKSADKEAGSNQGGKNK; from the coding sequence ATGAAAATAATTATTTCACCGGCGAAGAAGATGCGAGTGGATACGGATACGCTGGAAGGACACACATTGCCGGAATTTATAAAAGAAACGACAGAAATTATGCACTGGCTGCAGAAACTCACATATGATGAGGCAAAGAAGCTCTGGGGATGTAATGACGGGATTGCCGGTCTGAATTACGAACGTCTGCGGGAAATGGACCTGGAACGGAATCTGACACCGGCGATTCTTTCTTATGAAGGGATACAGTACCAGTATATGGCTCCGACAGTTTTTTCGGATGGAGAACTGGATTATATACAGGAGAATCTGAGAATTTTGTCCGGATTTTATGGGGTACTGAAACCAATGGACGGGGTGGTTCCATACCGTTTGGAAATGCAGGCAAAGGCAACTGTAAATGGTACAGAAAGTTTATATGACTTCTGGGCAGAGCGGCTATACCGGGCGGTTCTGGATGAAAGCAGGATAATTATCAATCTGGCATCCAGAGAATATGCGAAAATTATTGAGAGATATTTGCAGCCGGAGGACCGGTTTCTCACCTGCATCTTTGGAGAAATGCAGAATGGCAGAGTTGTGCAGAAAGGAACAATCGCGAAAATGGCGCGGGGAGAAATGGTGCGCTATATGGCGGAAAACCGGGTGGAAAATCCGGAACAGATGAAAGCGTTTTGCGGACTGGGGTATTGTTTTTCACCGGAACTTTCTACGACGGAGGTTTACACTTTTTTAAAATCTGCGGATAAAGAGGCAGGCAGCAATCAGGGAGGTAAGAATAAATGA
- a CDS encoding sugar kinase: protein MQHHNPLLRDNDSENKFITIGEIMLRLTPPNYEKIRMASSFEASYGGSEANIALALANLGVDSTFFSVVPNNSLGKSAIRMLRSNDVHCTPVILSTPEQTPTHRLGSYYLETGYGIRASKVIYDRKNSAITEFDFDTIDLAELLDGFTWLHLSGITPALAPNCRKLIMDCLKVAKEKGITVSFDGNFRSKLWTWEEARDYCTECLPYIDVLLGIEPYHLWRDENDHSKGDVKDGVPLQPSYEQQDEIFQKFIESYPNLKCIARHVRYAHSGSENSLKAFMWYEGHTFESKLFTFNILDRVGGGDAFASGLIYAMMHDYKPMDMVNFAVASSAIKHTIRGDANITDDVSTIRNLMNMNYDIKR, encoded by the coding sequence ATGCAGCACCACAATCCATTATTACGCGACAATGACAGCGAAAACAAATTTATCACCATCGGGGAAATCATGCTCCGGCTGACGCCGCCAAACTATGAAAAAATCCGTATGGCTTCCAGCTTTGAGGCAAGCTACGGCGGCAGCGAGGCAAATATCGCGCTGGCTCTTGCCAATCTGGGCGTGGACAGCACTTTTTTCAGCGTTGTCCCGAACAACAGCCTCGGCAAAAGCGCCATCCGTATGCTGCGCAGCAACGACGTGCACTGCACGCCGGTCATTTTAAGTACGCCGGAGCAGACGCCGACACATCGGCTTGGCAGCTATTATCTGGAGACCGGCTACGGAATCCGCGCAAGCAAGGTTATTTACGACCGCAAGAACAGCGCCATCACAGAATTTGATTTTGATACGATTGACCTTGCCGAGCTTCTGGATGGCTTTACCTGGCTCCATTTAAGTGGCATCACTCCGGCGCTTGCACCGAACTGCCGCAAACTGATTATGGACTGTCTGAAGGTTGCCAAAGAAAAAGGCATCACCGTCAGCTTCGACGGCAACTTCCGCAGCAAGCTCTGGACCTGGGAGGAAGCCCGCGACTACTGCACCGAATGTCTCCCCTATATCGACGTCCTTCTCGGCATCGAGCCATATCATCTGTGGCGCGACGAAAACGACCACAGTAAAGGCGATGTTAAAGACGGTGTTCCGCTGCAGCCGAGCTACGAGCAGCAGGATGAGATTTTCCAGAAATTCATCGAGAGCTACCCGAATCTTAAATGCATCGCCCGCCATGTGCGCTATGCACACAGCGGAAGTGAAAACAGCTTAAAGGCGTTTATGTGGTACGAGGGGCATACCTTCGAGAGTAAGCTCTTCACCTTCAATATTCTCGACCGCGTGGGCGGCGGCGACGCCTTTGCCAGCGGTCTGATCTACGCCATGATGCACGACTACAAACCAATGGATATGGTAAACTTCGCCGTAGCCAGCAGCGCCATCAAGCACACCATCCGGGGTGATGCAAATATTACAGATGATGTTTCCACCATCCGCAACCTGATGAACATGAACTACGATATTAAGAGATAA
- a CDS encoding nucleoside recognition domain-containing protein — MEQNTGTFRHGENTYKVADLPGTYSLAANSEEEIGYMVRISYVFDGTMRHLGLHGKAVMPFLVSFGCNIASATGVRVLDTWDQRMAAAFKRAIRIVIVVFVIMWALSYTADGKLSRSVLYRIGRMIEPSVESPDSVSAGESLAAVAYHVGCLLF, encoded by the coding sequence ATGGAGCAAAATACAGGCACCTTCCGGCATGGGGAAAATACATATAAGGTGGCAGACCTTCCCGGCACATACAGCCTTGCAGCAAATTCTGAGGAAGAAATCGGCTATATGGTCCGCATCTCCTATGTGTTTGATGGAACTATGCGGCATCTTGGACTTCACGGAAAAGCGGTCATGCCGTTCCTTGTGAGTTTTGGCTGCAATATTGCCAGTGCGACCGGTGTGCGTGTGCTTGACACATGGGACCAGAGGATGGCAGCAGCATTTAAACGGGCGATCCGCATTGTGATCGTTGTGTTTGTGATCATGTGGGCGCTTTCCTACACAGCGGATGGAAAGCTTTCGCGGAGCGTCCTGTACCGGATCGGAAGAATGATTGAACCAAGTGTGGAATCTCCGGATTCTGTATCTGCAGGCGAAAGCCTTGCGGCGGTCGCTTATCATGTTGGCTGCCTGCTTTTTTGA
- a CDS encoding HD domain-containing protein, whose translation MNAEAIFLKYTDRYDRSNGKIELKILHTLEVAKVMDRLTKKLHLDGETCEMAHICAVFHDIGRFEQVRRYDTFLDHLSVDHAELGCEVLKQEGFLAELPEAKQQMILTAIRNHNRYQIEPGLDGHTEFLCRLIRDADKCDIFRVFACENMVDTMGETEEQVAGETITDAVYNSILRHECVKKEERKTGLDKWVSFLGFFYDMNFAESLEILTEEKYYRAPFDRTCFVDAETKKRVEIILEETEKYIRERINSAGI comes from the coding sequence ATGAATGCAGAAGCAATATTTTTGAAGTATACGGATAGGTATGACCGGAGTAATGGAAAGATAGAACTGAAAATATTACATACGCTGGAAGTGGCAAAGGTAATGGACCGGCTTACGAAAAAGCTGCACCTGGACGGGGAAACATGTGAAATGGCACATATCTGTGCAGTGTTTCATGACATCGGACGGTTTGAGCAGGTGAGACGGTATGATACCTTTCTGGATCATCTGAGTGTAGACCATGCGGAGCTGGGATGCGAGGTGCTGAAGCAGGAGGGCTTCCTTGCTGAGCTGCCGGAGGCGAAGCAGCAGATGATTCTGACAGCGATACGGAATCACAACCGCTACCAGATAGAACCGGGACTGGATGGTCACACAGAGTTTTTGTGCAGGCTGATTCGGGACGCCGACAAATGTGACATCTTCCGTGTATTTGCCTGCGAGAATATGGTGGATACAATGGGTGAGACGGAAGAGCAGGTGGCGGGGGAGACAATTACGGATGCTGTCTATAATAGTATTCTTCGCCATGAGTGTGTGAAAAAGGAAGAGAGAAAAACAGGATTGGACAAATGGGTTTCTTTTCTGGGCTTCTTTTATGATATGAATTTTGCAGAGAGCCTGGAGATTCTGACGGAAGAAAAATATTACCGTGCGCCGTTTGACAGAACCTGTTTTGTAGATGCAGAAACAAAAAAACGGGTAGAAATAATTCTGGAGGAGACGGAGAAATATATCAGAGAGCGGATTAATTCCGCTGGAATATAG
- a CDS encoding methylglyoxal synthase, translating to MDNEYITFTIGKKKRIALIAHDGKKMELIEWCQKNKSILQNHFLCGTGTTARMISEYTDLPVKGYNSGPLGGDQQIGAKIVEGNIDFVIFFSDPLEAQPHDPDVKALLRIAQVYDIPIANNRATADFMITSKFMDEEYEHQVINFRQKVIDRANTL from the coding sequence ATGGATAATGAATATATCACATTTACAATAGGTAAGAAAAAACGGATTGCCCTGATTGCGCATGACGGAAAGAAAATGGAGCTGATTGAGTGGTGCCAGAAAAATAAGAGTATTTTGCAGAATCATTTTCTTTGCGGCACCGGGACAACCGCGCGGATGATTTCCGAGTACACGGACCTTCCGGTAAAGGGGTATAACAGCGGTCCTCTCGGCGGAGACCAGCAGATAGGCGCAAAGATTGTTGAAGGAAATATTGATTTTGTAATTTTCTTTTCCGACCCGCTGGAAGCACAGCCGCACGATCCGGATGTAAAAGCGCTGCTTCGTATTGCGCAGGTGTATGACATCCCGATTGCAAATAATCGTGCGACTGCAGATTTTATGATTACTTCAAAGTTTATGGACGAGGAGTATGAGCACCAGGTAATTAACTTCCGGCAGAAGGTAATCGACCGTGCAAATACGCTGTAG
- the truA gene encoding tRNA pseudouridine(38-40) synthase TruA, protein MKQNFKLTVTYDGTRYHGWEAKPGIEMTIQGKLEAVLTKMLAFPDDVPVQSLIAPAASVVSCNPGAADGMPGCPVPVKVIGAGRTDAGVHAREMTANVHLDTAMLPGDIRDYLNRYLPEDICVREVCIVSDRFHSRYNATGKTYRYTCFTGPLKPVFDRKYVYVLDKTPDIAAMKKAAGYLCGTHDFASFCGNPKMKKSTVRTIDSIEITQNNSYLYFMYHGNGFLQHMVRILTGTLLETGYGRRSPESMPELLAARKRALAGFLAPAQGLCLMKVDYGS, encoded by the coding sequence ATGAAACAGAATTTTAAGCTCACTGTCACTTACGACGGCACACGCTATCATGGCTGGGAAGCAAAGCCAGGCATTGAAATGACTATTCAGGGAAAACTGGAAGCTGTACTGACAAAAATGCTGGCGTTTCCGGATGACGTCCCGGTTCAAAGTCTTATAGCCCCCGCTGCCAGCGTGGTATCCTGCAATCCGGGCGCAGCGGACGGGATGCCCGGTTGCCCGGTGCCGGTCAAAGTTATCGGAGCCGGCCGGACAGACGCCGGCGTACATGCGAGGGAAATGACGGCAAATGTTCATCTGGACACCGCCATGCTCCCCGGTGATATCCGTGATTATCTGAACCGTTATCTTCCGGAGGATATCTGCGTCAGGGAGGTCTGCATCGTATCGGACCGTTTCCACAGCAGATATAATGCCACCGGAAAAACATACCGCTATACCTGCTTTACCGGCCCCCTGAAGCCGGTATTTGACCGGAAATATGTATACGTACTGGATAAGACCCCGGATATAGCTGCAATGAAAAAAGCCGCCGGATATCTCTGCGGCACACATGATTTTGCAAGCTTTTGTGGAAATCCGAAAATGAAAAAATCAACAGTGCGAACGATTGATTCCATTGAAATCACACAAAATAATTCCTACCTGTATTTTATGTATCATGGCAACGGCTTTCTGCAGCATATGGTGCGCATTCTCACCGGCACCCTGCTGGAGACAGGCTACGGAAGGCGCTCTCCCGAAAGTATGCCGGAGCTTCTCGCCGCCAGGAAAAGAGCTCTGGCAGGTTTTCTGGCTCCTGCCCAGGGACTTTGCCTGATGAAAGTGGATTACGGAAGCTGA